Proteins encoded in a region of the Prunus persica cultivar Lovell chromosome G4, Prunus_persica_NCBIv2, whole genome shotgun sequence genome:
- the LOC18778747 gene encoding BTB/POZ domain-containing protein At1g04390 isoform X2, which produces MGPSKHGTDNNRGLTGHAYTLYQRFNHALSLGNRFCGDKAKKWQCMDIEIQRHVVHSIAAFLDYISGDTLHHPLVKASVSDIVGALVWILQSNKGAMLSMAADVTLKLVSILPKSVLQLYALDLVNPLSSLLSSHQTEVAISCAAALNLSLSNLSTKSGKEVWDVLKKTEIVSQVITNLRCFPGCAKQVEYFQEMALLLSTILWWWSPSRFSVWSDAELMKGLNDMLDNYGKAAVLKLYSSIALCGHGTKKLLESGEVLEQMVQCMNNSHPHPVRIEGFKLAQCLAINENTCLQMMRLCCKPIIKAIISGMSELSSNSRKVSNEQMSLLEEACRLALITRWTGEHHIHLWKQGIDKILLDLLFNFRNQQYKHSMSLDEQIATAKEGLNANYLLVLRSYIWDILGWLAIHCGEDFHPESELYINILITCACLTFVDAIRKWHKIYEKDNAGVFRSESATRAVFMMIYSPCKYIASRTRTILSEILEPDGLEYLKTLVHFLNNLSSWTEFGMPDRLQIIIYLMGFACYSGLPQYQTWVVKRRGVKTLLALMRWCLSNDFHIERSSFAPHLHNAVCERICCWVSAEDWEGKDILLFFSLWGLAELIQHSLCIGNNQDRISCEMRHIEAQLVSELQDICTNSCAPGLQWYAAFILSYFGYYGFPGKHAKRIGKALNEKDDADIQLILANGECLSVHGVVLAIQCPSLLPPEVLLPGEVTSDDSSGGGSMETCRGFQKDIRLSAHVDHQALVMLLDYIYLGYLQAGDELAKKLRTLAKRCNLQSLLQMLCRKRPKWGTAFPSIDLNVALGPSGHCFSDVILEAKATELLGWTCGVCSLPRPHMHAHKVVLSSSCDYLRALFKSGMQESHLETIKVSISWEAMVKLGNCFYSGKLPKPPSGCLWNIMDTEEKLHELQPYVELFGLSEFWLMQDVQEACSDVIISCLGSSRELSIKILHVAANLSVWKLAEVAATYAAPLYRQLCNSGELESLDEMLVEMVRAASVQLSQQ; this is translated from the exons atgggACCTTCGAAGCACGGTACGGACAATAACAGGGGCCTCACTGGGCACGCATACACCCTCTATCAGCGTTTCAATCATGCTCTCAGCCTCGGTAACAG ATTTTGTGGTGACAAGGCAAAAAAATGGCAGTGTATGGATATCGAGATACAAAGACATGTGGTCCACTCAATAGCTGCATTTCTTGATTATATTTCTGGGGATACACTGCATCATCCACTTGTGAAG GCTTCAGTTTCTGACATCGTCGGTGCATTAGTTTGGATTCTTCAATCTAACAAGGGAGCCATGTTGAGCATGGCAGCAGATGTGACATTAAAATTAGTCAGCATTTTACCTAAATCAGTACTGCAGCTTTATGCATTAGATCTTGTTAATCCTTTGTCATCTTTATTATCTTCGCATCAAACAGAAGTTGCTATATCATGTGCCGCAGCACTGAATCTTAGTCTTTCAAACCTCAGTACCAAGAGTGGAAAAGAAGTTTGGGATGTTCTcaagaaaacagaaattgtTTCTCAAGTTATCACTAACTTACGATGCTTTCCTGGATGTGCAAAGCAAGTAGAATATTTCCAAGAGATGGCTTTACTTTTGAGTACCATACTATGGTGGTGGTCTCCATCTAGGTTTTCTGTTTGGAGTGATGCTGAACTGATGAAAGGTTTAAATGATATGCTAGATAATTATGGAAAAGCTGCAGTTTTGAAGTTGTATTCTTCTATAG CTTTATGTGGTCATGGGACCAAGAAATTATTAGAAAGTGGAGAGGTCCTTGAACAGATGGTGCAATGCATGAACAACTCACATCCTCATCCTGTTCGAATTGAAGGATTCAAGCTAGCCCAGTGTTTAGCG ATAAATGAAAATACATGCTTACAAATGATGAGATTATGTTGCAAGCCTATTATCAAAGCCATAATTTCTGGAATGAGTGAGTTGAGCTCAAATTCTAGAAAGGTCTCCAATGAGCAGATGTCTTTGCTAGAGGAGGCATGTCGCTTGGCTTTGATTACTCGTTGGACAGGGGAGCATCACATTCATTTATGGAAACAAGGGATTGACAAAATCCTCCTTGATCTTCTCTTTAATTTTCGGAACCAACAGTACAAACATTCCATGTCATTGGATGAGCAAATAGCTACTGCTAAGGAGGGTCTCAATGCCAATTATCTTCTTGTTCTGAGGAGTTACATCTGGGATATTCTTGGATGGCTTGCAATACATTGTGGGGAGGATTTCCACCCTGAAAGTGAACTCTACATTAACATCCTCATTACATGTGCATG CTTGACCTTTGTTGATGCAATTCGAAAGTggcataaaatatatgaaaaggaTAATGCTGGTGTCTTCAGAAGTGAATCAGCAACGAGGGCAGTTTTTATGATGATTTATTCTCCTTGCAAATACATTGCATCAAGGACCAGAACCATATTGTCTGAAATACTAGAGCCAGATGGATTGGAGTATCTGAAAACCTTAGTGCATTTTCTAAATAATCTATCATCTTGGACTGAATTTGGAATGCCAGATAGACtccaaattataatttatttaatgggGTTCGCATGCTATTCAGGTTTGCCACAGTACCAAACCTGGGTGGTCAAACGAAGAGGGGTAAAAACATTATTGGCTCTTATGAGGTGGTGCTTAAGTAATGATTTCCATATAGAAAGATCGAGCTTTGCTCCACATTTGCATAATGCAGTTTGTGAGAGGATATGCTGTTGGGTTTCCGCAGAAGACTGGGAAGGCAAAgacattcttttatttttcagtttgtgGGGACTGGCTGAGTTGATACAGCATTCTCTATGTATAGGAAATAACCAAGACAGAATTTCTTGTGAGATGAGACATATAGAAGCTCAACTAGTTAGCGAACTTCAGGATATCTGTACCAACAGTTGTGCTCCTGGGCTGCAATGGTATGCTGCATTTATTCTTAGTTACTTTGGATATTATGGCTTTCCAGGAAAACATGCAAAAAGGATTGGTAAAGCACTTAATGAGAAGGATGATGCTGATATACAACTCATTCTCGCAAATGGGGAGTGTTTGAGTGTCCATGGTGTTGTGCTTGCAATTCAATGTCCATCGTTACTGCCTCCTGAAGTGCTTCTTCCTGGTGAGGTAACATCTGATGATTCTTCAGGGGGAGGCTCTATGGAGACTTGTAGAGGGTTTCAGAAAGACATAAGATTATCTGCTCATGTTGATCACCAAGCGTTGGTGATGTTGTTGGACTATATCTATTTGGGATATCTTCAAGCAGGAGATGAACTTGCAAAAAAGTTGAGGACTCTAGCCAAACGCTGTAATCTACAGTCTCTGTTACAGATGCTGTGTAGAAAACGTCCCAAGTGGGGCACTGCTTTCCCAAGCATAGATCTTAATGTAGCTCTGGGTCCATCTGGACATTGTTTCTC GGATGTCATACTAGAAGCTAAAGCAACTGAGCTCTTGGGCTGGACATGTGGTGTTTGCTCTCTACCACGGCCACATATGCATGCTCACAAAGTTGTATTGTCATCAAGTTGTGATTACTTGCGGGCCTTGTTTAAGTCAGGAATGCAGGAGAG CCATTTAGAAACCATAAAGGTTTCTATTAGTTGGGAAGCAATGGTTAAACTAGGCAACTGCTTCTATTCCGGTAAGCTGCCAAAGCCTCCCTCTGGATGTTTATGGAACATTATGGATACTGAAGAAAAGTTGCATGAGCTACAGCCATACGTAGAGCTTTTTGGGCTTTCTGAGTTCTGGCTCATGCAAGATGTTCAAGAAGCATGCTCAGATGTAATCATATCATGTCTTGGTTCTTCCAGAGAGTTGTCTATTAAAATACTACACGTTGCTGCCAATTTATCTGTGTGGAAGTTGGCCGAAGTTGCAGCAACTTATGCCGCACCTTTATATCGCCAGCTATGCAATTCTGGCGAACTTGAATCGCTTGATGAGATGCTGGTTGAAATGGTTCGTGCAGCATCTGTTCAACTCTCTCAACAG TGA